The following proteins are encoded in a genomic region of Phycisphaerae bacterium:
- a CDS encoding sugar ABC transporter ATP-binding protein, whose translation MNRRGRDRQPESARGSRPYEGLQAVEVLSLSHISFSFGAIEALRSVSLSVRGPALIGLVGDNGSGKTTLLRLLSGELRPNSGVVKMLGEQRFFRRPADAIRAGVAFVPQDDAVCADLSIAENLMLGQEAITRILGIPFIRRAACKHTAKQTLSLLRKDFPSVTRLAMRLSGGERKVLAIAKALLRYPKILLLDEPTNSLGSHQRTTFFENLRKEVERGVTVIFSTHRLNELREVATSVIALRQGRLAAVQSIGDLTDAELLQLLSGAEG comes from the coding sequence ATGAACCGACGTGGACGTGACAGGCAACCTGAGAGTGCGCGGGGCAGCCGACCGTACGAAGGCCTCCAAGCCGTAGAGGTCCTGTCGCTGTCCCACATTTCATTCTCATTCGGTGCCATCGAAGCTCTCCGTTCAGTCTCTCTTTCAGTTAGAGGGCCAGCCCTAATCGGGCTTGTGGGTGACAATGGGTCCGGAAAGACAACCCTGCTTCGACTGCTGAGCGGCGAACTCAGGCCAAATTCCGGTGTTGTTAAGATGTTGGGCGAACAACGCTTCTTCCGTCGCCCAGCGGACGCAATACGCGCCGGAGTTGCATTTGTTCCACAAGACGATGCTGTGTGCGCGGACCTGTCAATCGCAGAGAACCTGATGCTCGGGCAAGAGGCCATTACGCGAATACTCGGCATTCCTTTCATTCGTCGCGCTGCTTGCAAGCACACTGCCAAACAGACCCTGTCGCTTCTACGCAAGGATTTCCCGTCGGTCACTCGTCTCGCGATGCGCCTTTCGGGCGGCGAGCGAAAGGTACTCGCAATTGCAAAGGCCCTGTTAAGATATCCTAAGATCCTTTTGTTGGATGAACCGACTAATTCGCTAGGATCCCACCAACGAACGACGTTTTTTGAAAACCTGCGGAAAGAGGTTGAGCGCGGGGTTACCGTAATTTTTTCGACGCACCGCTTGAATGAGTTGCGTGAAGTCGCGACGAGCGTGATCGCGCTGCGCCAGGGCAGATTAGCAGCAGTTCAAAGCATCGGCGATCTCACCGACGCCGAGCTCCTCCAGTTACTTTCGGGAGCGGAAGGATGA
- a CDS encoding ABC transporter permease gives MTFNELARLGRIAFPLVALFSIVGAAPLFAPRFLTTGNILVILSEAICILPAVVGMQSVMVVGRFDLSIGANSALSGIVAGLLLQSGHSLALALALGGIAALLVSTLNGLLIGLWRLDVLISTLGTMWIVRSLALVLSDGKTTGSLAVPLMPLTHASMLNMPLPIIASLLFLGLLIVLFSQQLHCRHLYAIGSNEHAARLSGLNVPFGVMLAYWIAGVGASLTGFIQMLRSEAASPLVFQDLALESIAACVLGGATLAGGRGSMLGAALGLVTIVAIQNLVLAMGISTYWRYCMIGSLVMIAIMLDRLGLSGKCSRI, from the coding sequence ATGACTTTCAACGAACTCGCGCGCCTAGGGCGCATAGCGTTCCCGCTAGTCGCCCTTTTTTCTATCGTCGGGGCAGCCCCGCTTTTCGCCCCGAGATTTCTGACTACGGGCAACATCCTCGTGATCCTCTCGGAAGCCATATGTATACTACCAGCAGTCGTTGGCATGCAGTCGGTAATGGTAGTGGGCCGCTTCGACCTTTCTATCGGAGCTAATTCAGCACTTTCCGGAATCGTGGCTGGGCTGCTTCTTCAATCAGGACATAGCTTGGCCCTCGCGCTCGCATTAGGAGGAATTGCAGCCCTCCTGGTTTCTACTCTGAATGGTCTGCTGATTGGTCTTTGGCGACTGGACGTTCTGATATCAACGCTGGGCACGATGTGGATAGTCCGATCCCTAGCCTTGGTACTTAGTGATGGAAAGACAACCGGTTCACTGGCTGTTCCCCTCATGCCACTAACGCACGCATCGATGCTCAACATGCCCTTGCCCATTATTGCTTCGCTCCTGTTTCTTGGTTTGCTTATTGTACTGTTCTCGCAACAACTGCACTGCCGGCATCTCTATGCAATAGGCAGTAACGAACATGCAGCGCGCCTATCGGGACTTAATGTTCCGTTCGGAGTGATGCTTGCGTATTGGATCGCGGGGGTCGGTGCAAGCCTAACAGGCTTTATTCAAATGCTCCGTTCGGAGGCCGCATCGCCGCTCGTCTTCCAGGATCTCGCGCTTGAGTCAATCGCCGCATGCGTCTTGGGTGGAGCGACACTTGCCGGCGGGCGGGGTAGTATGCTTGGGGCGGCGCTAGGCCTCGTTACAATCGTAGCGATACAGAACCTCGTTCTGGCAATGGGGATATCGACTTACTGGCGATATTGCATGATCGGGTCGCTAGTCATGATCGCAATCATGCTTGATCGCCTTGGACTGTCCGGCAAGTGTTCGCGCATTTGA
- a CDS encoding sugar ABC transporter substrate-binding protein — protein MNRQHALWVVGAALVAAVVGFAAGRYTCPLATPKVSPPEASRPHATESTHLEMNVVVANVPFWTESRLTWEKLAATSNSTTATFGGPHNSDANAQGAELRSILARGCNGLVVAPADAASVAPILRDYESADVPVITYLIDSPEVHKLTYITSELEQAGERIGRYAVGAVSRKGAVLISYAQAGNPEQEARAKGIRDAVQQTQGFTVLDPIEDKYDEQHGGEQIRALLVQNPNIVAIVGCNSRSAIGAVQALKALNRKAGDVVVTGWDYDNDLLDLIDQGWVAASVAQNTEFMTFLAFELLEGYHEGLVRAKRGITPGAIVPPAQITVPVEVITKETAAAFRRH, from the coding sequence ATGAATCGTCAGCACGCACTTTGGGTTGTCGGCGCGGCACTCGTTGCCGCTGTTGTTGGGTTCGCTGCAGGACGCTATACATGCCCGCTCGCGACGCCAAAAGTTAGTCCACCTGAAGCAAGTAGACCTCACGCAACTGAATCAACTCACCTTGAGATGAATGTCGTTGTCGCGAATGTTCCGTTCTGGACGGAAAGCCGCCTGACGTGGGAAAAGCTCGCCGCGACATCTAACAGTACTACAGCAACCTTCGGGGGGCCACACAACTCAGATGCCAATGCGCAGGGAGCCGAATTGCGGTCGATCCTTGCGCGCGGTTGTAACGGACTCGTCGTAGCCCCTGCGGACGCGGCGTCGGTTGCTCCAATCCTTCGCGACTACGAGTCGGCAGATGTGCCGGTAATTACATACCTAATTGACTCGCCGGAAGTGCACAAACTGACCTATATCACATCGGAACTGGAGCAGGCTGGAGAGCGGATCGGTCGCTACGCTGTTGGCGCCGTGTCGCGGAAGGGGGCAGTCCTTATTTCTTACGCGCAAGCCGGAAACCCAGAACAGGAAGCCAGGGCGAAAGGTATTCGGGACGCCGTCCAGCAAACACAGGGGTTTACAGTGCTTGATCCGATTGAGGATAAGTATGACGAACAACATGGCGGAGAGCAAATTCGCGCTCTTCTTGTTCAGAATCCGAATATTGTTGCTATTGTTGGGTGCAATTCGCGATCTGCAATCGGCGCCGTCCAAGCTCTGAAGGCGCTAAATCGCAAGGCAGGGGACGTTGTGGTCACCGGCTGGGACTACGATAACGATCTCCTTGACCTAATTGATCAAGGATGGGTAGCCGCATCGGTGGCACAGAACACAGAATTCATGACGTTTCTCGCGTTTGAACTGCTTGAAGGATATCATGAGGGCTTGGTGCGCGCAAAGAGGGGAATTACTCCAGGTGCAATCGTGCCTCCAGCTCAGATTACTGTGCCTGTTGAGGTAATCACGAAAGAGACTGCGGCCGCCTTTCGACGTCACTAG
- a CDS encoding PAS domain-containing protein: MHEADVYAARIKDLEAQLKERDALIATLQAQPLEASYDPQDQALPPRIRRFTELRASCASDLSLTHSGLAAQILDALPVQVYVKTADRRYAYLNAAALRRMDYPKIDPHGQSSDDVILEDADLRNTVRDEDLRSLKSMGPLRAIEHWTDNTGRYRTNVTTRFRICDPNGNVLGTVSIASDEEFRASTRTTEAIVELLVHDWVSGLLEALHDKLQNLLYWKSQCESYSSEVRAEAANLLELARAGDPDPSRIDSGMTGEVFNGWVGHTFIPIHFMEGYLRFLRWYLGDPTFMQSGSRGSMMQLSFRFACLEYMNRMFAFLRGAGNGPLPVSSQWSINYDSVPDDLQLEGDVHLLRMLIMEMVRNHDKYGRPISGEPLAVRAERRNGAVEIAFFSAGEPLDGDSTELERLWKRGERKQHDPDPRRQRPGAGFGLFFCDRIAKMHGCAREIRPSRGGDFKGNVFVFTFPKG, from the coding sequence ATGCACGAGGCCGATGTTTACGCCGCCCGCATTAAAGACCTAGAGGCGCAATTGAAAGAGCGGGACGCCCTGATAGCGACGCTGCAAGCGCAGCCTCTCGAAGCATCCTATGACCCGCAAGACCAAGCCTTGCCGCCCCGCATTCGTAGGTTCACCGAGCTGCGCGCATCGTGCGCTTCTGACCTGAGCCTGACACATTCGGGCTTGGCCGCGCAGATTCTCGATGCACTCCCGGTACAAGTCTATGTAAAGACTGCTGATCGACGTTACGCGTATCTGAACGCCGCAGCGCTACGAAGGATGGACTATCCGAAGATTGACCCTCATGGTCAGAGTTCAGACGATGTAATCTTGGAGGACGCTGACCTTCGGAATACCGTACGCGACGAGGATCTGCGCTCGCTGAAGTCGATGGGGCCCTTACGAGCAATTGAGCATTGGACCGACAACACCGGCCGCTATCGTACGAATGTTACGACGAGATTTCGTATCTGCGATCCCAATGGTAACGTCTTAGGTACTGTTTCCATCGCCAGCGACGAGGAGTTCAGGGCATCCACTCGAACGACGGAAGCGATTGTTGAGCTTCTGGTGCATGATTGGGTGTCTGGCTTGCTGGAGGCCCTACACGACAAACTTCAAAATCTTCTCTATTGGAAGTCCCAGTGCGAAAGCTATTCGTCGGAGGTGCGCGCAGAGGCAGCCAACTTACTTGAGCTTGCGCGCGCAGGGGATCCAGATCCGTCGCGTATTGATTCGGGCATGACGGGCGAAGTCTTTAATGGATGGGTTGGGCACACGTTTATCCCGATTCATTTTATGGAGGGCTACCTGCGCTTCCTTCGATGGTACTTGGGCGATCCGACATTCATGCAAAGCGGTAGCCGAGGATCAATGATGCAGCTATCGTTTCGGTTTGCTTGCTTAGAGTACATGAATCGGATGTTTGCGTTCCTCCGCGGTGCGGGCAATGGTCCCCTTCCGGTGAGCTCTCAATGGAGCATCAACTACGACAGCGTGCCGGATGACTTGCAGCTTGAAGGCGATGTGCACCTGCTTAGAATGCTCATAATGGAAATGGTTCGGAACCATGACAAGTATGGCCGCCCAATCAGTGGCGAGCCTTTGGCGGTTCGGGCAGAGAGGCGGAACGGCGCTGTGGAGATTGCATTCTTCAGCGCAGGTGAACCTTTGGACGGTGATTCGACCGAACTAGAACGACTATGGAAGCGGGGCGAACGAAAGCAGCATGATCCTGACCCCCGCCGGCAAAGACCAGGAGCCGGCTTCGGATTGTTTTTTTGCGATCGAATAGCCAAGATGCACGGATGTGCTCGTGAGATTAGGCCAAGTCGCGGCGGCGACTTCAAAGGCAATGTATTTGTGTTTACGTTCCCAAAGGGGTGA
- a CDS encoding UvrD-helicase domain-containing protein: protein MTQTDLTRELNHQQRQVVEAPAGPMLVLAGAGTGKTRVITARIARLIRDGTAAEHILALTFTRKAADEMRHRLKLLLGSRAGGLTVCTFHALGFRIMREQCGRIREDVRLRVITEEEQRCVISASLQASGFSDDVGRVQAAISRSKNQGLCPEECRRSAANDFQQVVADAYTRYQAALAETGSIDIDDMVLRPVELLARDADVRSRYQRRWPTVLIDEYQDTNEGQDRLAHLILGSERDVCVVGDDDQSIYSFRGADVERIRRFSERVPGTRTVTLESNYRSRAPIVALANAVISKAANRCPKRLTAEAGSGNPVEWMIAADETEERQFVAECLRRRSSTTKWSSMAVLVRSHKLVGSFSREFRRAGIPCATGRANADGVAVLTLHQSKGLEFSIVVLPAMEDGTIPHGNSEGDMDAVEEERRLCYVGITRARERLLITSARRRGTIPAEPSCFLTDPGSLGLFRWL, encoded by the coding sequence ATGACCCAGACAGACCTGACCAGGGAATTGAACCATCAACAGCGCCAGGTCGTCGAAGCTCCGGCCGGTCCGATGCTCGTGTTGGCCGGCGCTGGGACGGGAAAGACGCGCGTCATTACCGCCCGGATTGCACGCCTCATCCGCGATGGCACCGCTGCGGAACATATCCTTGCGCTCACCTTTACACGCAAGGCAGCTGACGAGATGCGGCACCGCCTGAAATTGCTGCTCGGCTCTCGCGCCGGCGGCTTGACCGTTTGCACGTTTCATGCGCTCGGATTTCGGATCATGCGCGAGCAGTGCGGCCGGATCCGTGAAGACGTCAGGCTTCGTGTCATAACGGAAGAGGAGCAACGGTGCGTCATCAGCGCTTCGTTGCAGGCAAGCGGATTCAGCGATGACGTTGGTCGCGTTCAGGCCGCGATTTCCCGCTCCAAGAATCAGGGCCTATGTCCCGAGGAATGCCGCCGTTCTGCTGCCAATGACTTCCAACAGGTCGTGGCAGACGCTTACACCAGATACCAGGCAGCGCTTGCCGAAACCGGTTCGATCGATATCGACGACATGGTGCTCCGTCCTGTTGAACTACTCGCGCGCGATGCGGATGTGCGCTCACGATATCAGCGGCGCTGGCCGACCGTGCTGATCGATGAGTACCAGGATACGAATGAAGGTCAGGATCGTCTGGCTCACTTGATTCTGGGCTCGGAACGCGACGTTTGCGTCGTCGGCGACGATGACCAGTCGATTTACAGCTTTCGCGGCGCCGACGTGGAACGCATCCGCCGATTCTCCGAACGCGTCCCCGGCACACGCACCGTCACGCTGGAATCAAACTATCGCTCTCGCGCACCGATTGTCGCGCTTGCGAACGCAGTCATTTCAAAGGCCGCGAATCGTTGCCCAAAACGACTCACCGCGGAAGCCGGCTCCGGCAATCCGGTCGAATGGATGATCGCCGCCGACGAGACTGAGGAGCGGCAGTTCGTTGCGGAGTGCCTGCGAAGGCGCTCTAGCACCACCAAGTGGTCCTCCATGGCGGTGCTCGTTCGGAGCCACAAGCTGGTTGGCTCATTCTCGCGCGAGTTCCGGCGGGCCGGGATTCCGTGCGCAACGGGCCGTGCGAACGCCGACGGCGTCGCAGTCTTGACGTTGCACCAATCCAAGGGGTTGGAGTTCTCCATCGTCGTGCTGCCGGCGATGGAGGATGGGACGATCCCGCACGGAAACTCCGAGGGCGACATGGATGCAGTCGAGGAGGAACGGAGGCTCTGCTACGTCGGCATTACCCGCGCACGCGAGCGGCTGCTTATTACGTCAGCCCGGCGACGGGGCACGATTCCGGCAGAGCCCTCTTGTTTTCTGACAGATCCGGGTTCGCTCGGATTGTTCCGTTGGCTCTGA
- a CDS encoding ParB/RepB/Spo0J family partition protein: MATSKKKARAPVARRIQLLPVDRLVPSTENGRRPVSNNSLKSLARSIKRNGVLQPILVRVHPEQPDSWEIRAGYRRWRAAKLAGLETIPAIVGKLDDEAALAVTITENLQRENLHPLEEAAVIQKALDHGFDVEAVAARLGKNPQFVARRASLTRLTEPWRKAVISVDSPASRLSPAHLELIARLPDETQAALAEDEFYPVFSRGFPSVEELRRIIDGGLHTLAAMPWSPDDEALDPTAGACRNCPKRSGAHPLLFDPEEVPTNGKSAKDDRCLDAACFERKQVAHVQRCEAQLRGAHPNLALVQIGSGSGSSALHEAFGDRIHRVYAPRFVKASNPNAVPAMQVDGPKAGKLVYIDAGDPQMPGHKNGRRKDEKTDEKKPLTLDERRARHQKRRQAFVVKQVETQLRNLTVEDVSRMLAAKSADDGRNESPLEVLSLLLSFGTSGRADRMYHEDPWDRYDRLRAVALEERNASAVHDVLQIWIRRLTMHDSSRVGFQAFEAQRMCKILGINHAEIEAEAVRTLPQPKSWGLPPEEAPSDVSSDEQAAPEGIAVAPSDRSADAGGVTDGNQHAPRPKSARRKAPNRKKSRKRVRAA; encoded by the coding sequence ATGGCCACCTCGAAGAAGAAGGCGCGCGCCCCGGTCGCGCGTCGCATCCAACTGCTGCCCGTGGATCGGCTCGTACCGTCCACCGAGAACGGTCGCCGGCCGGTCAGCAACAACTCGTTGAAATCGCTGGCCCGGAGCATTAAAAGAAATGGAGTGCTGCAACCGATCCTGGTTCGCGTCCATCCGGAGCAACCGGACTCGTGGGAGATTCGGGCCGGATATCGGCGCTGGCGGGCAGCCAAGCTGGCGGGATTGGAGACGATTCCCGCTATCGTCGGCAAGCTCGACGACGAGGCTGCGTTGGCGGTCACCATCACCGAGAATCTGCAGCGGGAGAATCTTCATCCGCTGGAGGAAGCCGCTGTCATTCAAAAGGCGCTCGACCACGGTTTCGATGTCGAGGCGGTCGCGGCTCGTCTCGGCAAGAACCCGCAGTTCGTTGCCCGGCGGGCGTCGCTGACGCGGCTTACTGAACCGTGGCGCAAGGCGGTCATTTCGGTGGATTCGCCGGCAAGTCGACTATCGCCAGCACATTTGGAACTGATCGCCCGATTGCCGGACGAGACCCAGGCTGCGCTGGCCGAGGACGAGTTCTACCCGGTGTTCAGCAGAGGCTTTCCGAGCGTCGAGGAGCTTCGGCGAATCATTGATGGCGGGCTCCACACGCTTGCCGCCATGCCATGGTCACCGGACGACGAGGCCCTCGACCCAACTGCGGGGGCGTGCCGTAACTGCCCGAAGCGGTCGGGCGCGCATCCGCTTCTATTCGATCCCGAAGAAGTCCCCACCAACGGAAAGTCCGCCAAGGACGATCGATGCCTTGATGCCGCTTGCTTCGAGCGGAAGCAGGTCGCCCACGTGCAGCGTTGCGAGGCACAACTTCGCGGTGCGCATCCGAATCTCGCGCTGGTCCAGATCGGCAGCGGATCGGGCAGTTCGGCGCTGCATGAGGCCTTCGGGGACCGAATTCACCGCGTGTACGCGCCGCGATTCGTGAAGGCGAGCAACCCCAATGCCGTCCCTGCCATGCAGGTCGATGGGCCGAAGGCCGGGAAGCTGGTTTATATCGACGCTGGAGATCCACAGATGCCCGGCCACAAGAACGGCCGTCGAAAGGACGAAAAGACGGACGAGAAGAAGCCCCTCACACTCGACGAGCGTCGCGCCCGGCATCAGAAGCGCCGCCAGGCATTTGTCGTGAAGCAGGTCGAGACGCAGCTTCGCAATCTCACCGTCGAGGATGTGTCGCGAATGCTGGCAGCGAAATCGGCTGACGACGGCCGCAACGAATCACCCCTGGAGGTGCTATCGCTCTTGCTGTCGTTCGGAACATCAGGGCGTGCGGATCGCATGTACCACGAAGATCCATGGGACCGCTACGACCGACTGCGCGCTGTTGCGCTCGAAGAGCGAAACGCCTCGGCGGTGCATGACGTTCTGCAGATTTGGATTCGACGGCTGACGATGCACGACAGCAGCCGAGTCGGTTTTCAGGCCTTCGAGGCCCAGCGAATGTGCAAGATTCTCGGCATCAATCATGCCGAGATTGAAGCCGAGGCCGTCCGCACGCTTCCGCAGCCCAAGAGCTGGGGATTGCCGCCCGAAGAGGCGCCGTCGGATGTATCATCCGATGAGCAAGCCGCTCCCGAAGGAATCGCAGTGGCCCCGTCTGATCGCTCTGCCGATGCGGGAGGCGTCACGGACGGCAACCAGCACGCGCCACGTCCAAAATCCGCTCGACGCAAGGCGCCTAACCGGAAAAAGTCTCGAAAGCGCGTTCGCGCGGCATGA
- a CDS encoding DUF932 domain-containing protein → MQNLTRAHDELFSRGADESFATLQDLWQHCQDEKQRSVDRWHPPQALKTEPNGGRFRIALGEDGTFDMNEWSYSQLCRLAGVNKDTLNRVSAATASQIFFETLPRDGKPLQALTMEKTVRAMHGAAYTRLYNADLLSMVREFATDFQPPQKAGTPVTTNPAADDDPPFDADAAPEIPRGTGLYCGEQDMFCFLIDPTGWAEINGEAFAPGFFLWNSEVGRRSVGIQTFWFQAVCANHIVWDAVEVVEFTRKHTANVHECFGQIRTIIEKLVARRDERRDGFATVMRKAMQTQLGSNADDVLKVLAKQGIARAAAKEAVEIAARRGRFTIFCLVDALTRLAGKLKNAGERTEADERASALLALAA, encoded by the coding sequence ATGCAGAATCTCACGCGTGCCCATGATGAGCTGTTTTCGCGCGGGGCCGACGAGTCCTTCGCCACGTTGCAGGATCTCTGGCAGCACTGCCAGGATGAGAAGCAACGCTCGGTGGACCGCTGGCATCCGCCTCAGGCCCTAAAGACCGAGCCGAACGGCGGGCGCTTTCGCATTGCCCTAGGCGAGGACGGGACGTTCGACATGAACGAGTGGAGCTACTCCCAGCTCTGTCGGCTGGCCGGGGTGAACAAGGACACGCTCAACCGGGTGTCCGCAGCGACCGCCAGCCAGATTTTCTTCGAGACCTTGCCGCGTGACGGCAAGCCGCTTCAGGCGCTCACGATGGAGAAGACCGTCCGCGCCATGCACGGGGCCGCCTATACGCGGCTCTACAACGCGGACCTGCTGTCGATGGTTCGCGAGTTCGCGACCGACTTTCAGCCACCGCAGAAAGCAGGGACGCCTGTGACAACGAATCCCGCAGCCGACGACGACCCGCCGTTTGACGCGGACGCGGCGCCGGAGATTCCGCGCGGCACCGGGCTGTATTGCGGCGAGCAGGACATGTTCTGCTTCCTGATCGACCCGACGGGCTGGGCGGAGATCAACGGCGAAGCCTTCGCTCCGGGGTTCTTTCTCTGGAACAGCGAAGTCGGCCGACGATCGGTTGGCATTCAGACGTTCTGGTTCCAGGCGGTCTGCGCTAATCACATTGTCTGGGACGCCGTCGAGGTGGTCGAGTTCACCCGCAAGCACACGGCAAACGTGCATGAGTGCTTCGGGCAGATTCGCACGATCATCGAAAAGCTGGTCGCCCGGCGCGACGAGCGCCGCGACGGCTTCGCAACCGTGATGCGAAAGGCGATGCAGACGCAGCTCGGCTCCAACGCCGACGACGTGCTGAAGGTCTTGGCCAAGCAGGGTATCGCCCGCGCTGCGGCCAAGGAGGCGGTCGAAATCGCCGCCCGTCGTGGCCGCTTCACGATCTTCTGTCTCGTGGATGCGTTGACGAGACTTGCAGGCAAGCTCAAGAATGCCGGCGAGCGCACAGAAGCTGATGAGCGGGCCAGCGCGTTGCTGGCCCTGGCGGCCTGA